The DNA segment aagacTGGACACTGGAAAATATAAGAAAATCGTTTTATTACCACAATGTACTTTCTATTGCAAAACTAACTAATCAACActctataaaaatgtgttttacaataaatatttgatatatctGTATACATTGTatagtttttgtatatatatatatatatatatatatatatatatatatatatatatatatatatatatatatatatattttaattgcccttttttcttctttttctttcactTCCTATTCTTGCCTATTATTGTTGTTTCACTATAATTTTACTGCTCATCACATGTATACATGTAATATGAGTGTTGTATATATTATACTAAACATATCATgtcataaaaaatgttaaaataaaaaatgtgttttacaatatttcaatattttcatatataggCTATTCATAATGtactgtttaattttttatatacatgttttatattttattttaaaattaaatgtatgcatttagcagacgcttttatccaaagcaacttacagtgtattcagggctatcagttttttttacctatcatgtgttttattttatttccttttctaATAAAAATTATGGACTTAAAGTTATAATTCAGTGTTACCAGACTGTTCTGCTcatgctatgaaaaaaaaaaagtataagaagACAAATCCCCAAGATGATCATGTTTTCAATCGGAACATTTAATTACTCAACAGTCCTTTCTAATTAAGCCATGAGAAATTAAACAACTCCAGCACAGGGTCGATATAATTACTGCTAATTTATTGCTCAGATTATTCACCATTAATTTTTATTCTCTCAAACACAAATTGGAGGAACTGCCAGAGAAATAACTGTTTAATAATTATAAACGCTGGGCCTCTTCGTCGCCTTTAATGGGTATAGCATCATTTATGCATTATTAGGATGTGTAACTGAACAGCCCATAGTTTGCATATTACTTTATTAAGCTAATGTGTTTTCTGCTTGGCCGTGCACGACTCTGTTAAAGCTTCTGAATCTTAAAATTACAACTCAATTAACACGACCGCTCCTTGCGTTTCACCCAAATCTCATGAACATTGGGCAATCTGCATTCCCAATTAGTATCATGGGATTATCATGCttttttagacatgtttttttttttttttacgtagcaCACAGAGATGTTTATAAGGGAGTGCAAAAAAATGTGTGGAGAACAGTGCATGTGGGGCATGTTTACAAAAGTCCGTGGCGGGGTGGAGGTTGAGACTGTCATTCACCTCTCTCTGGCCCTGCGATGCCCCTGCATGTGCTTTTCAGCTTTGAAATGGGTCTTATGTGtgcggggagagagagagaaaaggctcGAGCAGCTGTGACGTGGGCGGCGTTGTTTCATTCACCTCTTGCCATGGCAACGGACAGGGCCCGAGAAATATGCCCCCTCCTTGAGCCATgagggagaaacagagagacTCTGAAATCACATCAGTACATAGAGTGTTGTTATTtcaatcatataataatataaacaaatataattatcGTAATATCATCAGCTCAGATAACCATTTAACTTTTTTCATATACACTGTAAGGATGGCATTACACCTCATTGAAGTTtactattgtgatttttttattttatttttttgccttattttttttttttttaatatatataaataagtaaaataaaatagtcgTGCCAGATTTTCAATAAGCAGTCATGAGCTCACTGCACCTTttcaatttgaatttaattttaacaaagaaaatacatttttaaattataattttaatgaagaaaattaagttaaaatagaGTAGATATCACAAAGtgttgtgaaatatattttaaagtgcaaatCACATTTCTGAATTTGATTAATAGTATTAgtctttattttctatttgaaatatattatgaaccaaatatcattattttattttttgttgaaaagcattttgttttatccagtaatattaacttaatataagatataaatatacttaattaatTTGCTTACACATTTAAACTATtttgataaaattatttttctttgtttgtttgtttgtttaccttTTATTTGAAATGCTTTGGGCCAATAGCTACGgtatataataaattgtattcctTTTTGGACAAAGCACTCATTAAATATCCAATAATGTCGAAACTAAGCTACAATTTATTATTGAATTGGAATATATATTGGAATAACTATCCTATAAGTAACAGCCAAATAAAACAGCATgttaatattaaattgtgaaacgTTTCAACTTTAAGAAAAACTTAACGAAAGCCAGGCTGGATGCTTTGGAGCCCACTGCGCCCTGTCACTGCTGATTCCTCTGTGCTTGTTTTTTAGGCGAACGCAATGGGATGGGGCTTCTGTCGAATCTACTGCGACCAATGAACGCGCCGCTGTCACATCTGTTAAGCGCTTCTGACCAATAGACAGCAGCGCGAGGCGGATCTCAGGTGCGCGCCTCTGCGTCCTCGCGGCTCTGGCGCGCTGGGGAGCCGCCTGTGGCACAGAGTAGCTGTGGAAACTATGGCGACCGCGGCGTCCAACCACTACAGCATCCTCACGTCCAACTCGGAGCCCGGCAGCATGCAGCAGACGCCGCCGCCGCCGGCCTACAGGGACGCGCACAGCCTTCTGCAGAGCGAGTACACCACACTGCAGAGCAGCGGGAGCACGCTCGGCCACGCGCACCAGTGGCTGACGGCGGCGCTGTCTCACGGGGGAGAGGGGTCGCCATGGCCCGCCAGCCCGCTGGGCGAGCAGGACATTAAGCCGGTGGAGGAGCTGCAGCATTCGCCGAGACAGGCGCATCTGGTGCAGCAAAGCCAGCAGCATCACGAGGCGGGCGCTTGGCGCGCGACCACTATGCCGAGCATGAGCACCTCCAACGGGCAGAGCTTGATCTACTCTCAGTCCGGGTACGGCGAACCGGGGATGCACCACGAGGACCACCACAGCCCGCATCTGAGCGAGCACGGCCACCCGCAGAGCCTGCACTCGGACGAGGACACGCCGACCTCGGACGACCTGGAGCAGTTCGCCAAGCAGTTCAAGCAGCGCCGGATCAAGCTGGGGTTTACGCAGGCGGACGTGGGGCTCGCGCTGGGCACCCTTTACGGCAATGTCTTCTCCCAGACCACCATCTGCAGGTTCGAGGCGCTCCAGCTGAGCTTCAAAAACATGTGCAAACTCAAGCCCCTGCTGAACAAATGGCTGGAGGAGGCGGACTCCACCTCAGGAAGCCCGACCAGCCTGGATAAGATTGCTGCGCAGGGGAGGAAGAGGAAAAAGCGGACCTCCATCGAGGTGAGTGTCAAAGGGGCCCTGGAGAGCCATTTCCTCAAGTGCCCGAAACCCGGTGCGTCGGAGATCACTTCGCTGGCGGATAGCCTGCAGCTGGAGAAGGAGGTTGTGCGGGTCTGGTTTTGCAACCGGCGGCAGAAGGAGAAGCGAATGACGCCCCAAAACGGACCGATGGCCGG comes from the Carassius auratus strain Wakin unplaced genomic scaffold, ASM336829v1 scaf_tig00215767, whole genome shotgun sequence genome and includes:
- the LOC113095701 gene encoding POU domain, class 3, transcription factor 2-like, with product MATAASNHYSILTSNSEPGSMQQTPPPPAYRDAHSLLQSEYTTLQSSGSTLGHAHQWLTAALSHGGEGSPWPASPLGEQDIKPVEELQHSPRQAHLVQQSQQHHEAGAWRATTMPSMSTSNGQSLIYSQSGYGEPGMHHEDHHSPHLSEHGHPQSLHSDEDTPTSDDLEQFAKQFKQRRIKLGFTQADVGLALGTLYGNVFSQTTICRFEALQLSFKNMCKLKPLLNKWLEEADSTSGSPTSLDKIAAQGRKRKKRTSIEVSVKGALESHFLKCPKPGASEITSLADSLQLEKEVVRVWFCNRRQKEKRMTPQNGPMAGNEDVYGDASPHHGAQTPVP